A segment of the bacterium genome:
AGCCGGTGCGCTGGTTCAACGACGCCCGCGGCATGCGCGACGTGCGCTACATGACCGGCGTGCCGGTGGCCGCCGGTCAGAGCGAGCTGTCACGGAAGGGGGCGGGCGAACTGATGGCGGCCGGCGCCATCGACGTGTGCAACTTCGACGCCTCCTGGAGCGGCGGGCCCACCGAGTGGCGCCGGGTCGCCGGCATGGCCGCCGTCCACGGGGTCGAGGTGGGCCACCACGAGGAGCCGCAGATCTCCGCCCACATGTTGGCGTCCATCCCCCACGGCACCTACGTGGAGTGCTTCCACCCCGACAGGGACCCGCTGTTCTGGAACCTCATCGCCAACCGGCCCGAGATCAGCGACGGCATGTACCCGCTGCCCCAGGGCCCGGGCTGGGGGATCGAACTGGACGCCGACTACGTGGAGCGTTACCGCGCGGACCGCTAGGGCGCCGGCGGACCGTTCGCCCGCCCGGCGGCGCCGGCTCAGTCGAGGTGCCAGACCTCGGCGGCCTCGTAGAGGTTGCCGTCGTCGTCGGTGAGGCTGACGATGACCTCCTCGAACCACTTGGACCAGCGGGTGTTCACCTCCGCGCCGGCGATGTTGGCGAAGGCGGTCTCCTTGTCGGGATGGCACTCCACGTAGGCGATGATCTGGGTGCCGCGGCGGAACAGCGTGTAGTTCTTGAGCCCCGATTCCTGGATCAGTTCCACCAACTCCGGCCAGATCTC
Coding sequences within it:
- a CDS encoding L-rhamnose mutarotase; the protein is MERFCFTFEIYEGAEDEYKRRHDEIWPELVELIQESGLKNYTLFRRGTQIIAYVECHPDKETAFANIAGAEVNTRWSKWFEEVIVSLTDDDGNLYEAAEVWHLD